In Vigna angularis cultivar LongXiaoDou No.4 chromosome 8, ASM1680809v1, whole genome shotgun sequence, one DNA window encodes the following:
- the LOC108345122 gene encoding chlorophyllase-1, with product MMAKIAEAKVVTTDVFEKGSIQWKHFNIDTNSPSSPPKPLLIFTPTVPGAYTVIVFYHGFCIPPSYYCDLLSHIVSHGFIVVAPQLFCSLPLLECDEIKVAGKVVDWLVKGLQPLLPENVEAKLEKVVLSGHSKGGQTAFSVALGYVKTMLKFSALIGIDPVGGLSQCKASKTSPKILTGVPRSLNLKVPVAVIGTGLGPEKANVLFPPCAPKGENHVDYFNECKPPCANFVAADYGHMDMLDDETPGIIGTVLSKCLCKNGKGPKKCMRKTVGGLVVAFLRAQLDEHFQDFEAILHNPGLAPARLNDVKYIPA from the exons ATGATGGCGAAGATAGCTGAAGCAAAAGTGGTGACCACAGATGTTTTCGAAAAGGGAAGTATCCAATGGAAGCATTTCAACATTGACACAAATTCTCCTTCTTCACCTCCAAAACCATTGCTGATATTTACACCAACTGTGCCTGGTGCTTACACTGTAATAGTTTTCTACCATGGTTTCTGCATTCCACCAAGTTACTACTGTGACCTCCTATCCCACATAGTTTCACATGGATTCATAGTTGTTGCTCCTCAGCTG TTCTGCAGTTTGCCTTTGCTTGAATGCGATGAAATAAAGGTTGCAGGAAAAGTGGTGGATTGGCTGGTGAAGGGGCTTCAACCTTTGCTTCCTGAGAACGTTGAAGCGAAATTGGAGAAAGTGGTTCTATCAGGTCACAGTAAGGGTGGACAAACTGCATTTTCTGTGGCACTAGGATATGTTAAAACGATGCTGAAGTTTTCTGCACTGATAGGCATAGACCCTGTGGGAGGATTATCTCAGTGTAAGGCTAGCAAAACATCTCCTAAAATTCTGACAGGGGTGCCACGCTCATTGAATTTGAAGGTTCCCGTTGCTGTAATAGGCACTGGATTGGGACCAGAAAAGGCTAATGTTCTTTTTCCACCATGTGCTCCTAAAGGGGAGAACCACGTGGACTATTTCAACGAGTGCAAACCCCCTTGTGCAAATTTTGTTGCAGCAGATTATGGACACATGGACATGTTGGACGATGAAACACCTGGGATAATTGGGACCGTGCTGTCAAAGTGTTTGTGCAAGAATGGGAAGGGTCCTAAGAAGTGTATGAGAAAGACTGTGGGAGGATTGGTTGTGGCCTTCTTGAGGGCACAGTTGGATGAACACTTCCAGGATTTTGAGGCTATTTTACACAATCCTGGTCTTGCTCCTGCTAGACTCAATGATGTCAAGTACATACCAGCATGA